CCGTTGCCGGAGAAGGAGAAGCGCAGCGCAGAAATGCCAGCCTCAGCAAGCCCCTCTGCCAAAGCGACGAGTGCAGGTCTGTCCTTGTTGCCGGTAACGCCGTGTCCGATCACCACAATTCTGTCGCCCTCGCCTCTGTGAACGGAGTAATCAAGGCGTTCACCGTGTTCGTTTCTAATTTCGCCCAACATAAAAGCCACCTTTGCTACATTTTGCAGTTCCTGCCGTATTTTCTACAGATATTGTACTAATCTGCCGAAACAATCTTCTCTAGGACCTCTTGAAGATAGACATCTATTTCTAATTGACGACGTGCTGCGTTCAATGCAATCCGACTGTACAATTCAGGGGTTGTTTCGATCGTGAGTGTCCCTGAGAAAGGTTTATCTGGTATTTTTCCTTGTTCTTCGCAGACTTCAAAGTAAACCTCAAGTGACTTCTGCATCTCTGTTCGAAGTTCGGTTACGGATGCTCCATAAAATGTAATTACATCTTGTGTATTGATCACAGTTCCATGAAAGAGGTCTATTTCCGGATCAAAATCAACGACTCCGATATAACCTTTATACTCAATCATAGTGTAATCCCGCTGTTCATCCGTTATGTATCATGACATTATTTCAAACACATTAGCAGCAGCGCGAGAAGCTGCGCTACTGCTAATTTTCGTCACCTTACAAAACAGATATCGAATTAGTGTCCATTGCTTTTCAACGCTTGGACAACCTTCTCCGGTTTGATCGGCAATTCGGTAATCCGCACACCGATAGCATCTTTGACAGCGTTCGCCATCGTTGCCAATGTTGGCGTAATCGGTGGTTCACCAACACCTTTGGCACCATAGGGACCGTTGGGGGCAGGCACTTCAACAATGACAGATTCGACCGTTGGAAGATCTGCCGAGGTTGGGACGCGGTAATCGACAAAGCCGGGATTAACGTTACCGTTCTCGCCGTACTGCATCTCTTCCATCATTGCCCAAGCATACCCTTGGACTGTGCCACCTTCGATTTGTCCTTCAACAGCCATCGGGTTGATAGCGTAGCCGACATCTTGCGAAGCGACGAGTTTGAGGACTCTCGTTCTGCCGGTGTCTGGATCTACTTCAACTTTTGCAATCTGCGCGGCGAGTGCCGGTGTGCTGGGTTGTCGAGCGAAGGAACCTTTTCCAACGATAGGACCCCCGGTTGTGGACAGGCTATACGCCGCAAGTTCACCCAACGAAATGGATTTCGGCGGATCTGCGGTAACAACATGGACCTCTCCATCTTTGAGTTCGAGATTGTCCACGTTCATATTGAGTCTCTCAGAGGCGAGTTCAAGAATTCGTTGGTGAGCGTCTTCCGCTGCCAATTTTGCGGTGTTGCCCATTGTGAAGGTAACAACACTGCCACCCGAACCGGTAGAATAGGGTGCGGAATCTGTATCGCCGCGTCGAATCGTGACGCTTTCATACGGCACTGTCAGGATTTCGGCGATAATCTGTGAAATCGCGGTATCCGTTCCGGTGATGTCCATAGACCCATGGAAGATACGGGCACTCCCGTCTTCATGGACAGAAACATAAACACCACCGGGTCCACAGCCGTTTGTCCAATCGCCAACAGCGACACCCCATCCTTGGTTCTCACCGGCTTCCCGATCCCACCATCCAGCGGCATCAGCGACGGCTTCCAAAGTCTCTTTGTAACCCACTTTCGGTTCCTCTGCGCCTGCGGGGACGGGGTCACCTTCTTCGCGCATGTTTATCAGACGGAACTTAACGGGATCCATGCCGATACGTTCAGCGATCTCGTCGAGTTGGGATTCACCTGCGAAAATCGCTTGTGGGGCACCGGGCGCTCTGTAAGCAGCAGTACCAGATTTGTTGGTGTGAACACCATAAGCGTCTACCTTGAGATTCGGAATTTTATAGACCCCGCGTACTCGAATCGTGCTACCGATGGATGCGCCGGAGACGGAACCGGAATCCCAAAAAGCGAGTGCTTCCCGCGCAAGGATGCGTCCGTCGTTCGTGGCACCTGTTTTGATTTTAATAACACAACCGGGTGCCGGTCTACCATCAATGAATTCCTCTTCACGCGTCATCTGGACACGGACGGGACGCCCTGTTTTCTGCGAAAGCAGCACCGCAGGAACGTGCGTAATAATCACACCGAAACGTCCACCAAAACCGCCGCCCATTGTTGTGCCGATGACATTAATTTGCGTCAACGGAATACCAAGGGTTCCAGCAATACCTGAACGGATCGCGAACGGGCCTTGTGTGGATGCCCAGACCGTGATTTTACCGGATGAATCTGCGCTGGCGACAGAGACGTGCGGCTCCATGTAAGTTTGGTGGACCCGTGGAATTACATAGGTATCTTCAACAACGACATCCGATTCAGCAAATCCTTTCTCAACATCACCCGCTTCGGAGTGGCTTTCGGCGGAGATGTTATAGTAAACTTCATCAGGATATTCCTCTAATGCTGCCTCAAGTCTGCTGATTTCGTCGCTGTGATCGTTTTCCTTATCGCGAGAGAGTCTCCGGATCTGTGTACTGATTCCCCTTCGATTGGGACCATCCTTTGTTGCATCACCGTGCAGGCGAGGTGCTGATGGCTGAATCGCTTCCATAACGTCTTGCACAACCGGTAGGACTTCGTATTCAATTTTAACGAGTTCAGCGGCTTCCTCGGCAACATCGGGATCGGTCGCTGCAACGGCAGCAAGCGGTTCACCCAAGTAAAGGACTTTATCAGTCGCGAAGACTCTTCTACCGCTCGGTACATCGTCTTGCGTAATAATCGCCCTGACACCGGGAAGTTTTTCGGCTTCGCTGGTGTCAATGCTGAGTATGTTGGCGTGTGCATGTTTACTGCGGACGATTTTACCATAGAGCATACCGGGTGGATGAACATCTGCCCCGTATTGAGCGGCACCGGTTACCTTTTCAACAGCATCAACACGTGCGACCGTTTGTCCGACAACAGTATATTCTGACATCTCATTCTCCTTTTTCATGTGATAACTATTATGCACTTGCAACGAGTTGGTGGAGTTTACCGCGTCCGATAGCAGTATTGCATTTTTTACAGACTTTGACGGTATTCTCTCCGACTTCTCGTTCGTAAAGGACCTTCACACCGGTGCGCTCACAAACTGGACAGGTTCCTCGACCGTTGTTATATTCACCGTTGTGGACTACCCCGTTCGGATCTATGTAAAGGTGTCTTATGCCTTTTCCTCGATGAGTCTTTGCCATGCTTTCTCCTAATATTGGCTATCAGCAATCGGCTTTCGGCTATCAGTGAAGAGGTTTTCTGATTCAGGTTCAGGTGCGCCCTCTTGACGCAAGCCGCGTGTGGACTTGCGTGACAATGCCGATGACCGATGGCTGATGGTTATTTTGCAGATGTTTGGCAAGAATCTTTGTGTATCCGGTGCAACGGCAGATATTCCCGCCGAGTGCATGCCTGAATTCTTCTTCGGTCCTTTCCGGATTTTCGTCTAAAAGTGCCTTTGCTGCCATGATGAAACCGGGGGTACAGAAACCACACTGATAACCGCCTGTGTTAATAAACGCCTGTTGGACAGGATGAAGTTCACCGTCACTGGCTAACCCTTCAATGGTGGTAATCTCTTTTTCAGAAGCCGTGACACCGAGCACCATACAGGATGTAACGGCTTTACCATCAACAATAACAGTGCAGGCACCGCAGTCGCCTGTACTACACCCTTCTTTGGTACCCGTTAAACCGATCGTATCGCGGAGCACAGCCAACAGGGTTTTGCGTGGTTCAATGAGTAAATCGTATTCGTCCCCGTTAACCTTTAGACTGACAGGGTGTTTTGCCATATTTTTTCTCCTTTTTTAATCTTACCTTGCGGATTTTTAACTATTCCTTGCGGAGGAATAACGTGCGTTCCAACTCTAACGTGCGTCCCTCAAACCCGCCCTCCGCTACGCTTACGGGCTACGGGTTTGGAACTAACGAAAACCTCTGAACCGACTGCTAATTGCTATTTTACCTTGCGGTTAAACAATTCTTAATTTTACCTTGCGGAAGCACAACGGACGTTTCAACTTTGACGTGCGTTGCTCATATCCGCCTGCGCCGATGTTGCTGGCTTCTGTTCCGATTGTAGGAGGGCGATAACAACAATTGGACTTATGCCCTCGCGACTGCCTCTTGTAAGGTTCGCCTTGTAAGAACATCAACCATTTCTCTGCGATGTTCCGCGGAGCAACGTAAATCGGATATTGGGCTGGAGGCTGCTGCAGCGGCTTCGCCGGCTTGTTGCAGAAGTTCCGCTGTCAACTCGTTTCCTCTTAAAAGATTCTCTGCCTCCGTCGCACGAATCGGTGTAGGCGCGACAGCTGCGAGTCCGATTCGGGCATCTGTTATCGTCCCGTTGTCCAGATTGACAGCAGCAGCAACACCGATGAACGCCAGATCCATCACTTCACGGATTTTATGCTTGATGTAGTGGGAACCAGACGCGGGATTCGGCAAACGAAAGCGTGTGATAATCTCACCGGGTACTAAGACGGTCTGCCCGGGTCCTGTGAAAAGCTCGTCAATTGACACACTCCGCTCGCCATCAGCACTTGCGATGTCAACCTGTGCGTCAGCGACCAGCAAACCGGCAACTGTATCTGCAGCAGGAGAAGCGTGCGCAATGTTGCCACCGACAGTTGCGAGATTACGGATCTGGATAGAGCCGATTTCTGAGGCACCTTCTGCTAATGCAGTATGGTGATCCTGAATATCTGCCGATAATTCAACCTCTCGCACCTTCGTCATCGCACCGACGCTAATACTGCCATCAGCTTCTGTGGTAACACCCGCTAATCCCGGAATTTTCTGCAAACTAATTACGGACTGCGGCGTTTCGGTGAGTGCCTTCATACCAATAACGAGGTCCGTTCCGCCAGCAAGGAGCTGCGCATGCTCCTGAGCGAACAGCCGCGATGCTTCCGCGAGGGTGGTAGGTTCAAAAAACTCAAAACCTTTCAAATTTAATCCTCCATTTTTAATTATTCCTTGCGGTTCGATCAAGTGGGTTTGTCGATGAACGTCCCTCTCCGTATATCCGCCCTCCTATCGCAGGTCTCCTATAAAGGCTTGCGGAACAATGTTACGGGCTACGTTTGCGAGGCTATTTATCATAACCCAGTACCGCTTCTCTTTAATTAATCAAGGCGTGTATATGTTTCCACAGACCCAACGACACCCTTTAAAGGATACCCGATTGAAGGGAACTTGTCAACTTTAAATTCGCTGAATGCGCTCCTATGGAATGTGCCAACCCGGTATCGGTTCCGCGCGGAGTCCTTCCAACTCATAAAGTTCCTCTACGCTGATTTCGCGACCGAGTTTCGCTGACAAGAGCGCACCACTCATAATCTCCGTAACCTTCAGACCAACATCCCCATTACTCACGGGTTGGGCATCACTGTTGCAGGCATCAAGGAAATCACGGAACTTATCGGGGAAGGACACATCTGGGAACTCCAATGGTGTCTCGACAAGATTGCCCTGATAACGTCTACGATTGCCCTGATCATCGGTATCCCATTCCCCTTTTTCAAGGAAGAGCTTATCGTTGCTAAACGAACCTTCAGAGCCGAAAATGAAGATACCTTGCGGTTGACCTGCCATATTGCTGGACCAACCGTTCTCATACGTAAAGGACATCCCGTTCGTAAATCGGACGAACACAGATACGTGTTCCTCAACATCATTGACCTCTTCACCTGTGTATTCAGGGAGCATCCCACGATAGGCGATACCACTAATTGTGGCGGGCTGTGGTGAACCAAGGAGATAGATAGAACGATTGATGAGGTAGACACCTGTGTCATATATGGTGCCGCCACCACTGTAAACAGAATGGAGGAACCATCTGCCGTAGCCAAACATATCCACATTCGGTCTGCCGCGGACACGGTAACTGGTGAGTCTACCGTAATAAACATCACCAATTTTCCCAGAGGTAACATAGTCCCGAATGGCGTAGCTTGTCGGATCAAGGCATGTGCCGCCGCTCTGGTATGCGAGTTTAACGCCAGCGGCATCACACGCATCCCGCATATTTCGCGCCTCTGTTGCCGTGCGCGCCATCGGTTTTTCGCAGAAGACGTGCATTCCAGCTTGTGCGGCTGCGACTGTAGCGGGTTCGTGGACAAATGGCGGTAGGGCAAGGCTGACAGCGTCTAAATCGCACTCCGTTATCATTTCGTTGTAGTCGCTAAAGATTTTGACTCCGTTGTCAGCATATTCCGCCAAGAGTGCAGCATCTGCTTTCAATTGCTCTCGCGCTTCCGCTGTATCCGCCTTTTCTGCTGCCTCGGCTGCAGTTTCCGCGCGCGATGCTGCACCGGAAAGGACTTCCGCATGTCGCCGCTTCACATTCGCTTCCACTGTATCGCAAACAGCAACGATTTCGGCGTGCTGCGGATGTGCAAGATACCCGTTGACATGTGAACCGGCTATCATACCGCATCCAATAATCCCGATTTTAATCCGTTTTGACATTATAAACTCCTTGATAGCATTCTCTCAACAGCAAGCCCTTATTTGCGCGTCTCAGTATACGAAACCTGCCACTTTCCAACGTAAGGGATTAACAACGATTGCGAAATTGTGCCTACAGTGCACCTGCTGGCGAACTCCCAGCACCTACCTTGACGTGTGTATCCGCCAACTGCGTTTCCACGTGCGCAATACACTCCTGAAGGTTCTGAAATGGGGAACTCGGATATGACTCTATACTAAAATTCAGGTCGTTCTCACCGAAGGTTACCATATCCACACCGGGTTTCGCGAATTTACGGACGTTAATGACGGCATCCACAGATTCGATCTGTAAGATGAGAATGCCGGTATTGTTCCACCACTCGGCGTATTCAAGGCGGTCCAAGCCCTGTTTTATGCCGTAAGCACCGCTGGGACCCCAACTCCGTTTTCCCATCGGCAGATAGTAGAAGAAATCAATTGCTTCGTCCACCGTTTCAACGCTCTCGACCTGTGGTACAACAATAGCAAGGGGACCCAAATCCAACAGATTCCCTATGAGATACGCGTTGCGCGTATGTTTGATACGAAGTTGGACACCGACATCGAATTCGCTCGCCATTGCACAATATTCGACGAGTTGGTCTTCATTTGCGGGTCCATGTTGATGGTCAACACTAACTAAATCGTAGGCACCTTGACCGAGAACGGCTTCCATTTCGTCGCGGGTGCAACCGAACGGGACACCAGATGCAATGTTAATCGCTTCCTTATTATGAATGCGTTGTTTTAAAGACACGGGGATGCCCTCCTTGGGACTCAACCAAATTGTGATGTCTATTATAGGGGTTTTGAGATTTTTGTCAAGTCTTTTGAAATCACAAACTCCTCTAACTTTCCTCAAAGAGACATGAAATTTAGAGAAGACCGACAGTTCAATGGTGCTGTGAAACGCGAAATCAACCGAAACCTTGAAAATTTTACGAAATTTTGTTAATCTGTATTCTTAACAACAGGAGGAATCTGTGTATTAGGAACGGCGTTGTTGCTAAGTGGAGGTCTGCTATTCACAGTCAACTGGGCAGACGCTGCTAATAGTGAGTGGATCTCTTTCGCATCCAATCGAACAGGAAACTTTGATATCTATGTCGTGGACACCAACGGCGAAAACCTCCGCAACTTGACGAACCACCCGGCACGCGAATTGGAACCGGCGTGGTCTCCTAATGGACGTTTCTTGGCTTATGTCTCTAACCGGGACGGCGGAGATTTCAAAATCTATGTCATGAATACAAG
The sequence above is drawn from the Candidatus Poribacteria bacterium genome and encodes:
- a CDS encoding type II toxin-antitoxin system HicB family antitoxin, which gives rise to MIEYKGYIGVVDFDPEIDLFHGTVINTQDVITFYGASVTELRTEMQKSLEVYFEVCEEQGKIPDKPFSGTLTIETTPELYSRIALNAARRQLEIDVYLQEVLEKIVSAD
- a CDS encoding xanthine dehydrogenase family protein molybdopterin-binding subunit, which translates into the protein MSEYTVVGQTVARVDAVEKVTGAAQYGADVHPPGMLYGKIVRSKHAHANILSIDTSEAEKLPGVRAIITQDDVPSGRRVFATDKVLYLGEPLAAVAATDPDVAEEAAELVKIEYEVLPVVQDVMEAIQPSAPRLHGDATKDGPNRRGISTQIRRLSRDKENDHSDEISRLEAALEEYPDEVYYNISAESHSEAGDVEKGFAESDVVVEDTYVIPRVHQTYMEPHVSVASADSSGKITVWASTQGPFAIRSGIAGTLGIPLTQINVIGTTMGGGFGGRFGVIITHVPAVLLSQKTGRPVRVQMTREEEFIDGRPAPGCVIKIKTGATNDGRILAREALAFWDSGSVSGASIGSTIRVRGVYKIPNLKVDAYGVHTNKSGTAAYRAPGAPQAIFAGESQLDEIAERIGMDPVKFRLINMREEGDPVPAGAEEPKVGYKETLEAVADAAGWWDREAGENQGWGVAVGDWTNGCGPGGVYVSVHEDGSARIFHGSMDITGTDTAISQIIAEILTVPYESVTIRRGDTDSAPYSTGSGGSVVTFTMGNTAKLAAEDAHQRILELASERLNMNVDNLELKDGEVHVVTADPPKSISLGELAAYSLSTTGGPIVGKGSFARQPSTPALAAQIAKVEVDPDTGRTRVLKLVASQDVGYAINPMAVEGQIEGGTVQGYAWAMMEEMQYGENGNVNPGFVDYRVPTSADLPTVESVIVEVPAPNGPYGAKGVGEPPITPTLATMANAVKDAIGVRITELPIKPEKVVQALKSNGH
- a CDS encoding (2Fe-2S)-binding protein — its product is MAKHPVSLKVNGDEYDLLIEPRKTLLAVLRDTIGLTGTKEGCSTGDCGACTVIVDGKAVTSCMVLGVTASEKEITTIEGLASDGELHPVQQAFINTGGYQCGFCTPGFIMAAKALLDENPERTEEEFRHALGGNICRCTGYTKILAKHLQNNHQPSVIGIVTQVHTRLASRGRT
- a CDS encoding xanthine dehydrogenase family protein subunit M; protein product: MKGFEFFEPTTLAEASRLFAQEHAQLLAGGTDLVIGMKALTETPQSVISLQKIPGLAGVTTEADGSISVGAMTKVREVELSADIQDHHTALAEGASEIGSIQIRNLATVGGNIAHASPAADTVAGLLVADAQVDIASADGERSVSIDELFTGPGQTVLVPGEIITRFRLPNPASGSHYIKHKIREVMDLAFIGVAAAVNLDNGTITDARIGLAAVAPTPIRATEAENLLRGNELTAELLQQAGEAAAAASSPISDLRCSAEHRREMVDVLTRRTLQEAVARA
- a CDS encoding Gfo/Idh/MocA family oxidoreductase; the protein is MSKRIKIGIIGCGMIAGSHVNGYLAHPQHAEIVAVCDTVEANVKRRHAEVLSGAASRAETAAEAAEKADTAEAREQLKADAALLAEYADNGVKIFSDYNEMITECDLDAVSLALPPFVHEPATVAAAQAGMHVFCEKPMARTATEARNMRDACDAAGVKLAYQSGGTCLDPTSYAIRDYVTSGKIGDVYYGRLTSYRVRGRPNVDMFGYGRWFLHSVYSGGGTIYDTGVYLINRSIYLLGSPQPATISGIAYRGMLPEYTGEEVNDVEEHVSVFVRFTNGMSFTYENGWSSNMAGQPQGIFIFGSEGSFSNDKLFLEKGEWDTDDQGNRRRYQGNLVETPLEFPDVSFPDKFRDFLDACNSDAQPVSNGDVGLKVTEIMSGALLSAKLGREISVEELYELEGLRAEPIPGWHIP